A genomic window from Candidatus Kouleothrix ribensis includes:
- a CDS encoding Uma2 family endonuclease: protein MTVTPTYPELALRSLTTDWNFARWEALPDDGNRYEIIDGVLYMTTAPSTFHQWIISRLLRLVGHVLEDRGWGYAFIAPIGVLMPGCDPVQPDFLLVRRDHAAIIADRRIRGVPDLIVEVVSPGSVEQDTMIKREAYARAGVPEFWLVRPALRDILVHSEPDVVQGTYTRTGQVSEQDELPAATIPIQLPVRALFAGAPDTTV from the coding sequence ATGACTGTAACACCCACCTACCCTGAATTAGCGCTGCGCTCGCTCACCACTGATTGGAATTTTGCGCGCTGGGAAGCATTGCCCGATGATGGCAACCGCTATGAGATCATTGACGGAGTGTTGTATATGACCACCGCGCCCAGCACGTTTCATCAGTGGATCATCTCGCGATTGTTGCGGCTGGTGGGCCATGTGCTGGAAGATCGCGGCTGGGGCTATGCGTTTATTGCACCGATCGGCGTGCTGATGCCGGGGTGCGATCCGGTGCAGCCCGATTTTCTGCTGGTGCGGCGTGATCACGCCGCGATTATTGCGGATCGCCGGATTCGCGGCGTGCCAGATCTGATCGTCGAGGTCGTGTCGCCAGGCAGTGTCGAGCAGGACACCATGATCAAGCGTGAAGCGTATGCGCGTGCGGGGGTTCCCGAGTTCTGGCTGGTGCGCCCAGCGCTGCGTGACATTCTGGTGCATAGCGAGCCGGATGTGGTGCAAGGTACCTATACGCGCACTGGGCAGGTGAGCGAACAGGACGAACTGCCGGCAGCCACTATTCCAATACAGTTACCGGTTAGGGCACTGTTTGCCGGCGCGCCAGACACAACGGTGTAG
- a CDS encoding alpha/beta hydrolase, which yields MTHTTGGAVQLDQGRIAYEIAGDGEVLVLAHAGCVDRRMWDDQWHDLAQRYRVIRYDMRGYGESDPLFAPMIRRDELHQLLEHLGVVRAILIGCSLGGEAVLDVALEHPECVAALVLVSTVPSGFALQGEPPRDLLELFAALGQGEYERASELQCRIWVDGPFREAGQVNPHVRARVAAIGQRAVANRTLLQADPASANRFNPPATQRLGEVSAPTLIIAGALDHPELLRAADVLASNIPQARKAILPNCAHLPNMEWPAEFNRVVLEFLEQRVSLSSNAER from the coding sequence ATGACCCATACGACAGGTGGCGCTGTTCAACTTGACCAGGGCCGGATCGCCTACGAGATCGCCGGCGACGGCGAGGTGCTGGTGCTGGCACACGCGGGCTGCGTCGATCGGCGAATGTGGGACGACCAGTGGCACGACTTGGCCCAGCGCTACCGCGTGATCCGCTACGACATGCGCGGCTATGGCGAGTCGGATCCACTGTTCGCGCCGATGATCCGCCGCGACGAGCTGCACCAGCTGCTCGAACACCTCGGTGTCGTGCGAGCGATCCTGATCGGCTGCTCGCTGGGTGGCGAGGCAGTGCTGGACGTCGCGCTCGAGCACCCCGAGTGCGTCGCGGCGCTGGTGCTTGTGTCGACGGTGCCGAGCGGCTTCGCGCTGCAAGGCGAGCCACCGCGCGATCTGCTGGAGCTATTCGCAGCGCTCGGGCAAGGCGAGTATGAGCGCGCATCGGAGCTACAGTGTCGCATCTGGGTCGATGGCCCATTCCGCGAGGCGGGCCAGGTCAACCCGCACGTTCGTGCGCGCGTCGCCGCGATCGGCCAGCGCGCAGTCGCCAACCGCACCCTGCTGCAGGCCGATCCCGCGTCGGCGAATCGGTTCAACCCGCCGGCGACGCAACGGCTGGGCGAAGTGTCAGCGCCGACGCTGATCATCGCCGGGGCGCTTGACCATCCCGAGCTACTGCGTGCGGCCGACGTGCTGGCGAGCAACATCCCGCAGGCGCGCAAAGCCATTCTGCCTAACTGCGCGCACCTGCCGAACATGGAGTGGCCAGCTGAATTCAATCGCGTGGTGCTGGAGTTCCTGGAACAACGTGTATCGCTCAGCAGCAACGCCGAGCGATAA